The stretch of DNA TCAGCTTTAAGCATTACTGTAACTTCACCATTAATGACTCTTACTAGAGCATCGTCAATACCACGACTTTTAATTTGTTGTTCTAACATTAATTCTTTACTTTCTATGTCGTGTAGCGCATTTAATTCTTCTTTCGCTTTATTAATTTCATCGATAGAAAGACTAGTATTTGCTGTTACTGCACTTAAATCGTCTTTTTGTTTACTTCTAATATCGTTTAGTTCAAAGCGTAAGCCAGCTAAATCTTCTGCGCTGGAAATGTGTGAAATAACTTCGTTGTCACCTGTAGTATCTGCATCAACATCTGTATCATCTTCTTTAGTAGCATCGTTGTCACCACTTGTTGCATCCATATCTTGCTGTTCTTGCTTATTTTCATCAAATGCTAATTGATCATTCGGACCACCTACGAAATAATAAACGGATAAGACAAATACTAAACTTAACATCGTTAATAACCAAACTGTTTGTTTTTTCAATAACATCTTTTATTCCCCCTTAGTTTTTTTCGGAACTACAGCAACTTTATGTTGAGGTACATCAAGTACTCTCGTTACCGCTTCCACTATCATCTGTTTTATTGTTATACTTTCAGCCCCTTGAGCCACGATTAACACGCCACGAATGGGTGGTTTTTTCGTTTCAATAATAATTGGTTGTTCGTCATTCCCACTTCTAGTTATGACGACTTGTTCATCTTTTGAAACATCCTCCACATTTCGCTTTCCACCATCACGATCTGTTTCTTCCGTTTTTTGATTATGAGTAGACTTATTTGTTTGCAGCACTTTCAGCTCAGAAGCATCGACATTTACAACAACTGTTGCTTCTTCGACACCTTGCATAGCTTCAATTGCTTCTTTTAACTGGTTTTCATAATGTCTTTCATAATCGGAAATCGTCATAGGTGTGTTTTCGGTGTTTTTTTGACTAAAGGCTGGTTGCTCGTTATCGTTTTCATTTTCTACACTTCCTAATGTTGGAACTGATGGATTTGCAGTTAAATTACTCTCTCCAAAAAACAAATTACTGAAAAGCATGAGCCCGACTCCAATTGTAAGAACGACTAGCATATATTGAAATTTGGTGGATTTTTTATCTCCGCTCGATAGGAGCCCTTTTAACCATGGAATAAAGTCTTTACTTTTCTCTTTATCTCCCACGCTCACCTTTTCCCCCCTTCCATTACAACCGTAATTTGAGTACTTTGTATTTGCCACTGCTCGGACAAAAAGCTTTGAACGTTTTCTGTTTCTTTTGCTGGCTTTGGTCGTTCTATCGGTTTGGAGGTGTCAATTGAAACAGGCTCAACTTCTCGAATGGCTGTTACGGAATCTTTTTCTACTAGATAAATTGCGATATGTTCTATTTCGTCTTCTGTATGGTTGACTGGATCTTCCTTAATATCTAAATCTATGTCTTCTACGATTAACCCATACTGCTCCATCAACTCCTCTTCTACTAAATCTTTTAGTTGGACAGCCATTTGTTCTAATTTATATGCACGAGATGAGGCTTGTATTTCTCTTTTCTTCAATTCTGTTGAATTTTTTAATTTTTTTTCTGAAATGATAGATGGATGATCGGAAAAACTAGCAAATAGCTCGTCCATATCTGTAGAAAGTAATTTAAATATTGGTGTTAAAATAATGACGATTAATAGTAATCCAATGACAAGCTTCGTATACTTTTGCATGCTAGAGTTAGGGAGTAGCATATCAATAACAGTTGCTAACAAAATAAATAAGATGATACTCGTAATCCATTCTGTTAAATAACTCATTTTCTCACCCCTAACGCACCATTACGGTAATATTTCCAGCAGCAATAATAATCGTAATACTTAAGAAAAACATAAAAGAAACAATCGCTAAAGCTGCAAAAATATAAATAACACTTTTACTAATAATATCTAAACACGCAATAACTGGACCTCCACCAATTGGTTGCAAAAGTGCAGCTGCTAGTTTATATATAATCGCTAGTGATAAAACTTTTAAAGCAGGAAACGCGGCAATTAGTAATAAAACTACTACACCAAGTATACCGACTGTATTCTTTAAAAGGAGAGAGGCGCTTATTACAGTATCTGTCGCATCTGTAAACATTCTTCCGATTACCGGAATGAAATTACCAGTGACGAATTTTGCCGTTCGAATCGTAATTCCATCTGCTACCGCAGCCGTTGCTCCTTGGACCGAAATAACTCCTAAGAAAACAGTTAAATAGATTCCGAGAATACCAACACTAATATTCCGTAACAATTGTGCTAATTGCGTGACTTTATACTGTTCACTCAATGTGCTTACAATGCTTAAAATTGCCGATAAAAAAAGTAGAGGTAAAACAACGTATTGAATTAATAATCCACTAGTATTCATTAAAAAGATGATAATTGGATGAAAGATTGATGCCGATACAAGGCCACCTGATGAAGCTATGAGAGCTAGCAGTAAAGGCACTAAAGCTAAGATGAAAGCCATCATATTTTGAATGGCATCTGTTGTGTAAGTGATTGCAATATGAAAACTATTCAGTGCGATGATGATTAACACCATAAATACGACGGAGTAGGCTATTTTGCTAACGGCTTTTTGATCAAAAGCATTTTGCAACGTCTGCAAGAACATACTAAAGATTGTTAGTAATATTAAACTTCCAAGTAATTTACCGTTTGTTAACAGTTCATGAAATAAGTATTTTAAAAATCCTTTAAACCATTCGGATAAGGAGAACGACTTGTCCCCTGTTACATAATCAATAAAATCTCCTTTTTGACTTTCTGGCAGAAACCCACCATACTCCGTCATAATTTCATCCCAATATTGTTTAATTTCATCTACTCCTACTCGATCGAGCTGCTCTGTTACAATTTCAGAAGGAGTAGTTGGAGAGGCTTGTACTACAGTAGGTAGAAAAATCAATGCGACGACGAAGAGGGCAACAATTACAACAAATCGGTTCATCTTCTCCCCTCACTTTATTATAGTTTTATGATGGAATTAAATTAATAATTGTCTCAATAATCACAGTTAAGATAGGAATTGCCATCGCTAAAATAAGAATTTTTCCACCTAATTCAATTTTGGAAGCAATGGCACCTTGTCCAGCATCTTTCGTTATTTGGGCACCAAATTCTGCGATGTAGGCAATTCCAATTATTTTTAAAATTGTTTCCACGTAGATCATATTAATGTTGGCGTTTATTGCGATTCTTTCTAGCATTCTAATAACTTCTAAAATTTGATCCACTAAAAATAAAAAAATAACACACCCGACAAAAACTACGAGCATAAATGCAAACGTCGGTTTTTGTTCCTTTACAATTAATGCTAAAAAAGTAGCAACTAAACCGAGACCAACTATTTGAATAATTTCGATAGGTCACCACCCCTTTATTGAAACAAGAAGACCGACTTTATTTTTTTAAATAAATCCTCTACGATACTTGCAACCATAAATAATATATAAATAAATCCTAGTAGCGTTACCCAGTTGGCGTACTCTTCTTTACCTAACTGTTTTAAAACAGTATGCAAAAAAGCTACAACAATTCCTATTCCTGCTATTTTAAATATGACATCAATTTCTATGCCCATCATGCTTCCCCCTATTTTTTACATCAATAAGATAACGAGCAGTAGGCCCGTCAGTAGTCCGAGGCTTTTAACCATTTTTTCGTATTTCGCTTGTCGATCTCGGGCATCTAATTCTTCTCGTTCTAAATGTGTAAGTGCAAGGATAATATGTTTTTGCTGTGTACTTCGATCATGCTGTCCTAGCGTTTCACCAAATTGCTTTAGTATTTCTAGTTCTGCCTTTTTTAGAGCGGTATTCTTCCAAATTTCATCTAAACTACTATTCCAAGCTTCCTTTACACTCTCTTCCGCCTTTCGTAATTTAGTTGCAAATTCTTCAAAAAACCAATTTAGTGGTTTATCAAGCTGTCCAGCTATATTTTTTGCTGCATCCGCTAACGGCATATGTCCATACATTATTTCTGCTTCTAGTGACTGTAAAGCAACCTTTAGCTGTCTTAGCTGTCTAGTACGTTCTGTAAAATGTCGAGCAGCCTCGAGCCCTGCCCAAGAAGTGGCGACTAAAATGAGAACAGCTCCTAATATTTTCATTTTTATACACCTACTTCCCGTAAATTACTTTTCCCTGCTCATCCAATATTCGTTCAATCGACCCAGGACCGTTTGATCTTGTTAACAGTACAAATCGTTTAATCGCCTTTAAATCAAGAATTTTTTTTATTGTTGGCCTTGTTTGCAACTCTTCAAGAGAGCTACCATGTACGGACATTAATAGCCCAACTCCTGCGTTTACAGCTTCCATCGTTGCTATACTATCTTCATCTCTTCCAATTTCATCTACAACAATTACATCAGGACTCATGGATCGTATTAGCATCATCATGCCTTCTGCTTTCGGGCAGCTATCTAAAACATCTACCCTTACACCAAGCTCATGTTGAGGAATTCCTTTCACACTTCCTGCAATTTCTGATCGTTCATCTACAATACCAACCTTACAGGATGGAATAGAACGTTCTTTGTCACCCATGCTCATTATTCTTGCTATGTCTCTTAATAGAGTCGTTTTTCCTGTTTGTGGTGCACCGATTACCATTGTGCTTTCCCATTTTTCTCCATATAAATAAGGGATGAGTTTCGTTGCAATACCTATTTTTTGTTTAGCAATCCTAATATTAAAAGATGAAATATCACGGATTGCCTTAACTTTTCCTTTTTCAGTAATAACCTTCCCAGCAAGTCCAATTCGGTGACCGCCTGCAACCGTAATGTAACCACGTTTCAACTCTTCTTCTAATGCATAAATGGAATACTGACTAATCTTATTTAGAAGTTGTTGCCCATCTTCTTCTGTGACAGTGTAAGGGGGGAAAATCGGGACTCCGTCTGTAATGATCTCTAACGGACGCCTTACTCTTATTCGTATTTCTTCCACTCTTTCTTTAGTCATTGGAGAAAGGTTTTTAATAATAGAACTGATAGAAGTAGGCAGGACTGAAACAATATCATGTAACATTTAAAGTGCTCCTTTTATACCTTTATTACTTAAATGTATGCAGGCTTGACCACCTTATATGCTATTCATCTTTAAAAAATAGATTGCTATTTATATATTCCGTATAAAATAAAACCTACACCTATTAAAATGAATATTAGTTTTGAAAACGAGATTTCATCTGCCAAACTGATTAACCCGATCATCATCGTAGAAATAAAAATTACAGGTCCGACTACAGCTAACATCGAGTTAACAATGATTGCTTTTTTCACATCATTTAACATAAAGATAACGATTGCGGCAGTTATTTCTAATAATCCTGAAAAAAGCCTCAACCCTGCCATTGATAAAACAACTTGATCTACATTTGCGAATAACTTTTTCATCTTAACCTCCGAATTAGTAAATGATTGCAAAAGCACTACTTGTACAACGTATGCATGCGCCACTTGAATAAGAAGTAGTAGGAATAAAAATGTTAATAGGTAGAATATAAATAAAGAAGAATTTGAATTATTAAGGTTTAGATGGGGTTAGGAGTATCGAAGAAATTTAATAGTTTGTCTAAATAATATGGTAATACGTTTTTGTTTATTACCATGGTGAAAAGGTGTATAATGATGAAAACTTATTTAGGGGGCTTGCCGATGAATAAAACAGTTGCCCTTATTATGATTTTTTTAATAACTTGTTACGCTCAAATACTAGTTATTAAATACGATTCACTTAAAGAAATAGTTGTAATCCATGAAAGTGATTCTTCTTTCAACCAAACAGTAAACGGACCTAACATTCTCGATAACGAGATTAGCTTTCACAATACTAATTATTTTCAATATCTTCATATTGTATCTATAACGCTAGTAATATATATTGCAATATATGCATTTGTCCAAATGTATAGACGGCTTCGTTTATTACTGCCATTGTATTATCAATCCAACTATGTGATCTTACCTCTAAACTAATTATTACTATTAAGGAGGTAACTAACATGTGGATTAGATTAATGATAAGTGTATTTTCAGTTACTGCTATCACTCTATTTTCCTATCAAGCTATTGAAATTTTCCATGCTTATGTAGAGTTTTTCAAAAGTAAAAATTAATAGAAGCTAAAGAGGTTGGGACAAAACTAAAACGATCATGTAAAAAAACGAACTATCGCAGAATTAGCGGAGGAAATATACGTAGACTCCTGCGGGAGGAAAGGCATAGGTGAGACCCCGCAGTGCAGAGCACGAGGAGGCTCACCAGCCGCCCGCGGAAAGCGTAGTATATTTCCGGAGCGACTTTCCCCCGATATTCTTTGTTCGTTTTTTACTTTGATAGAAATAGTTGTGTCCCGACCTCTTTTTTTTAATTTCAGAGATTACTCAACACATTACTATATTATGGTAAAATTAGTAGAATAACTCATAATAAATGGAGATGGTTTTATGTTTGATGAGAAAATAGTATCGATAAGAAACCTTAAAAAAAGCTATGGTCCAAAAGAAGTACTAAAAGGAGTATCCTTTGACGTTTTTCGAGGTCAAATAATTGGTTATATTGGTCCGAATGGGGCAGGGAAAAGTACTACCGTTAAATTAATATTAGGTATTGAAGAAGGCTTTAGAGGAGTTATTGAAATTTTCGGTAAAAATATTTCAGATGGAAATATCCAATTTAAGCAGAAAATTGGGTATGTACCAGAAATTGCCGAAGTTTACGATAACCTTACAGGACATGAATATCTTACATTTATAGGTGAATTATATGGATTAGACTTTGAATTGGCCGACTATAAAGCAAGAGAACTTATGGAGTTATTTGGAGTTGGAGAAGTCTATCATTCTCGCATTGCCTCTTATTCTAAAGGTATGAGGCAAAAACTTTTAATCATTTCTAGTTTATTACATAATCCCGATTTATTATTTTTTGACGAACCGATTAACGGATTGGATGCTAATAGTGTCATGATTTTTAAAGAAATAATGACTCAGTTAGCGAAAGATGGAAAAACAATCTTTTATTCTTCACATATTATGGATGTAGTTGAGAAAATAAGTAGTCGCATTATTCTATTACACGACGGGAAAATTTCAGCAGATGGCACATTTGAAGAGTTAAAACTTCAAAATAAAGAAGGAACTTTAGAAGAAATTTTTAATGAACTAACTGGATTTAACGAACATAAAGAGATTGGTTCCAAATTTGTGTCCGTCGTAAAAGAGGTGTAAAAGTGAAAGAGTTTTTTACATTAAAGTTGTTAGACCGTTTTCAATGGGTATTTAATCGTAGTGATATAGATTACAAAATGATGAGAAAACTACTTCAAGTTAAGTTTACGATGGATGGTCGTAGAGTACCTACTATTTTTCAGCAAAACAACCGGAAAAAAGTTGAAACAGATAGTAATCAATACGTTAAGTCGCTATGGATATATGTATTATTTGGTCTTTTCATGATTCCGTTTATTCTTATGGATAACAATTACATGTTTCAAATGAGTTTCGTTTACGGAATATTAATATTCATTATTAGTACATCGCTAATATCTGATTTTTCTTCTGTTTTACTAGATGTTCGTGACAGAAATATATTATATCCAAAACCTATAAATAAAAAGACTATTAGTGCAGCTAAAGCCATTCATGTTACAACTTACTTATGCTTATTAACAGTAGCTATTGTAGGTATACCGTTAATTGTCGGGTTATTTAGACACGGCCTATTATTTTTTCTACTTGCCATTTTTTCTATTATATTTATTGATATATTTGTTGTCGTTCTAACAGCACTCATTTATATATGGATATTGAAATTTTTTGATGGCGAGAAGCTGAAAGATATTATTAATTATGTTCAAATAGGTCTTTCACTTGCGATAATGATTGGTTACCAACTTTTAGCTCGTTCATTCGAACTAATGGACTACATCATTGTGTTAGAACCTGAGTGGTGGCAGCTATTCATTATCCCAATGTGGTACGGTGCATTAATGGAAATTACTTTAGGTAATAGTGTAAATAACTTTTATATACTGTTAGCGTTATTAAGTGTAGCAATCCCTATTATATCCATTTGGTTATATGTTAAATTGCTCCCTACTTTTGAAAGAAATTTACAAAAGCTCACCTATCACGGAAAAGTTAAATACAAAAAGCAACCAAAATACAAGGAATGGTTTATGAATATCATTTGTACTTCAAAAGAAGAAAAAGTATTTTTCCGTTTTGCTAGTTTGATGATGAAAAACGAACGAGATTTTAAGCTTAAAGTATATCCGTCACTTGGCTTTTCGTTTGTAATTCCTTTTATTTTTCTTTTTAATGTTTTCAAAACAGACTCTGGGTTTGATCCTCTCACTAGCAAAGCGTATCTTAATATTTACTTTAGTCTCATCATTATCCCTACAGTAGTATTAATGTTAAATTACTCCGGAAAATTTAAAGGTGCGTGGGTATTTAAAGTAGCACCGTTAGAGGAGTTAAAACCAATTTTCAGTGGAACGATAAAAGCCTTTCTCGTAAAACTTTATTTACCGATTTATTTAACGTTAAGTGTCATCTTTATGTTTATTTTTGGTGTTCGAATTTTACCGGACTTACTATTAGTTTTGGTTAACGCTTGTAATTTCAGTATTATTTGTTTTTATATATTAAATAAAGGACTCCCATTTTCCGAATCCTTTGATTCATCGAACGAAGGAAGTGGAACAATCATTTTTCTTACAATGCTCATTGTTGGACTTTTTGCAGGGATACACCTAATTAGTACACTTATCAATTTTGGACAATATATTTTTATCGTTATTTCGCTAATCAATCTAATCGTCCTCTGGAAAAAAGCTTTCAATAAATCATGGAAAACTCTCTATTCCTAGTTACACCATAAAAAACACCGACCATTATTTTGGCCGGTGTTTTTCTGTTATTTATTTTTTCACTACATAAACCCTTGTTTCATAAGGCTTAAGTTCAAAGTTCGTAATACCTTTATGAGAAGGAACCTCATAATTAGAAAGTTTTAAATTACTTGAAGAAAGTACAATGTTATCAAATTTATAAGTTGCTTCTTCTCCAGATAAGTTACTTATAACGACTGCAGTCGTATCATTTAATGTTCTTGTGTATGCGTAAACTTTATCATCGTCTTCTAAAATGAGGTTGTATATACCGTAAACGAATACTTCTTCTGACTTACGAAGCTTTATCATATCGCGATAATAGCTTAATACAGATGTTGGGTCATTCCACTGAGCTTCAACGTTAATCTTCGTGTAGTTTTCATTTACCCCTAACCATGGCGTTCCAGTAGTAAAGCCAGCATTTGGCTCACTATTCCATTGCATAGGTGTTCTGGAATTGTCTCTTCCTTTCATCCAAATCGATTCCATTACTTTTTGCGCATATTCTCGACCTTTTTTACTTTCAATTGTATATAAGTTTTTCATCGCAACATCATCATAATGATCAATTGAATCAAACTTTACATTTGTCATGCCTAACTCTTGACCTTGATAGATGAATGGTGTTCCCTGCATTAAGAAATAAAGAGAGGCTAACGATTTTGCACTTTCTCCTAAATATTCTTTATCATTCCCCCATGTTGAAACAGAGCGTGCTTGATCATGGTTTTCTAAAAACAATGCGTTCCAACCATTTCCTTCAAGCCCTTTTTGCCATTTTGTTAAAGTTTCTTTTAGTTGAATAACGTCAACTCCGCCTTCCGTTCCTTTTTCCCAAAGTCCTAGATGCTCAAATTGAAAAATCATATTGAACTTACCGTTCTCTTCTCCTACCCATTCATCTGCTTGCTCAATTTTAACTCCATTCGCTTCGCCAACAGTCATAATATCATAACGTGCAAACGTTTGCGTTTTTAACTCTTCTAAAAACGGTTGAATTCCATCAACATTCATCATGTACTCAAAGGAAGGTACGTAATCTAATTTTTTAGGATTAGGCAAATCAGGGAAACCTTGCTCTTTTTTAATATGCGAAATAGCGTCAACACGGAAACCGTCAATACCCTTATCTAACCACCAGTTAACCATATCGTACAATGCAAAGCGCACATCTTTATTTTCCCAGTTTAAATCTGGCTGTTTTTTATCAAATAGATGCATATAATACTGTTCTGTTTCCTTATCATACTCCCAAACAGATCCACTGAAAATACTTTCCCAGTTATTTGGCTCTGAGCCATCTGGCTTTCCATCTTGCCAAATATACCAGTCACGCTTCGGATTTTCTTTAGAAGAACGAGATTCAATAAACCATTCATGCTCATCACTTGTATGGTTAATAACTAAATCTATAATTAACTTCATCCCTCTTTTATGCGTTTCTTCTAATAGTAGGTCAAAATCTTCCATTGTTCCAAAGTCATCCATAATATCTTGATAATCACTTATGTCATAACCATTATCAGCATTTGGTGATTTGTACATCGGACAAATCCAAATAACATCTATTCCTAATTCTTTTAAATAGTCTAACTTTGTTATGATACCTTTTAAGTCTCCGATCCCATCTCCATTAGAATCAACAAAGCTCCTCGGATAAATTTGATATGCAACTGCTTCTTTCCACCACGTTTTTTTCAAAATAAACACTCCCTTAATATAGAAAAACTGAATTTCGCTTTTAGTTTTAAGTTGTCTATCTTCTGTTTTTCTTATAGAACTTATAAGTGCATGCACATTTTGTGATGCAAATAAGATAAAAAGAAATTGCGTAAACGTTTGCACAAATAGATAAAAAAAATTAGGCATACTGCTCATCCTTACTATATCATGTTTTACAAAGAATTCAATAAAAATTTTCAAACAGGATATTAGGACTATATTCATTAATTTTGTTTTGTATAAAGGAATTCAATCGATACTTTTATGGATGATAAAACGTGAATTGGTAAAACTAGTAGATAACAATTTATGTTGAGGATCTTGCAAAATTAAAATAGTAGGTGTTGCATCTTGAAGAAATTAATTTTACTTAGTATTGCCACTCTTATATTGTTTTCACCGATAAACGTCACTGCTCAAGAGAATGGGAAAGAAACCGGGTTAAAAGCTGCGTTTATTCGGGAAGGACATCTTTGGTTATATCACGAGTCAGAAACAACTCAATTAACAGACGACCTTTACGTATCTAGGCCAATTTGGTCTCATGACGGAACATGGTTAGCATTTGAAGCTAATTCTACGATAGAATCTGAACAACGAGAAGGATTAAATGACATTTGGCTTCATCATTTACCGACTAATAAACAATTTAAATTATCCATTCCTGGAAAAGATATTTATTGGTCTCCAACCAAAAACGAGTTAGCCTTTATTTCTGGGTCAAGCTTATCACTTGTACAGTGCACTAGTGATGGTCCAGTCATTTATCCTTTAACAGACGGCGTTTCATCTTTCACTTGGGCTTCTAATGGAAAAAGTATGGTCGTAACTGCTGCTGCAGCAATATTTCCAGATGGTTGGAGTCATCCACGTATTTACAATGCCACTTGGAAAAAAGGAAAAAAAGAAGAAGAAATTGAAGTATCTGTTTCGTCCATTTTTACCGTGCCATCTCCAGTGAAATTAGAAGATATTTCTGTACTATCCATTGCACTTAGACATTTAAAGTGGTCTCCTGATGAGCGTTGGATAAGTATGACTGTTACCCCAACCGCTTCTTGGAGCATGGATCAAAACATTGTTGGTATTTTTGCTGTTGAAAATAAAGTATTTATTCCTCTAGGTGAAATTTTAGATAATCCGTCATGGATTCAGTGGGCTCCAACAAAGCCTATAGTTGCTTCTATACAAGGTAGTGGTAGAACAACAGTTGGAATTAATAATAAAAAATTAGTTGTTCAAACTGTAATGCCTACTCAAACGAAAACGTACACACCGAAAGGCTATGCTGATATTGATTTTACATGGTTAGATGATGAAAAAATAGTCGTTGCAAGAGGAAAAGAAACGAATAAGCCTTCTGAGTTTTTTCAATCTACGTTATTTGTTGTTAATACGAAAACAGATGAACAAGTACAAATAATCCCAAATGAGGATAGAAAGGCAGATAGTGCCCCTATTTTATTGCATCGTGCCAATAAAATAAGTTGGATGAGAACAAGCGATCAAAAAACTAGTATATGGGTGAGTAACCCGGACGGTTCTGATGCAAAGATGATATTAGAGCATGTAGACGTTATTGAGTGGTACAACCCTAAAAAATGAAAAAAGGCATCCTTGGTTGGATGCCTTTTTCCATTACTAATTAAGCTCTAGAAACATAAGATCCATCTGTTGTGTTAACAATTAACACATCACCTTCGTTAACGAAGAAAGGTACGTTTACTACTAATCCAGTTTCCACTGTTGCAGGCTTCGAACCACCAGAAGCAGTGTCACCTTTAATTCCTGGTTCAGTTTCTGTTACTTTTAGTTCTACTGTATTTGGAAGCTCAATACCAAGTGTTTCGCTTTGATACATCATAATTGCAACTTCCATGTTTTCTTTTAAGAACTTAAGCTCGTATTCAATTTGCTTTGATGGTAATTCGATTTGCTCATATGACTCGTTGTCCATGAATACATGGAGAT from Sutcliffiella cohnii encodes:
- a CDS encoding ABC transporter ATP-binding protein yields the protein MFDEKIVSIRNLKKSYGPKEVLKGVSFDVFRGQIIGYIGPNGAGKSTTVKLILGIEEGFRGVIEIFGKNISDGNIQFKQKIGYVPEIAEVYDNLTGHEYLTFIGELYGLDFELADYKARELMELFGVGEVYHSRIASYSKGMRQKLLIISSLLHNPDLLFFDEPINGLDANSVMIFKEIMTQLAKDGKTIFYSSHIMDVVEKISSRIILLHDGKISADGTFEELKLQNKEGTLEEIFNELTGFNEHKEIGSKFVSVVKEV
- the spoIIIAA gene encoding stage III sporulation protein AA, with the protein product MLHDIVSVLPTSISSIIKNLSPMTKERVEEIRIRVRRPLEIITDGVPIFPPYTVTEEDGQQLLNKISQYSIYALEEELKRGYITVAGGHRIGLAGKVITEKGKVKAIRDISSFNIRIAKQKIGIATKLIPYLYGEKWESTMVIGAPQTGKTTLLRDIARIMSMGDKERSIPSCKVGIVDERSEIAGSVKGIPQHELGVRVDVLDSCPKAEGMMMLIRSMSPDVIVVDEIGRDEDSIATMEAVNAGVGLLMSVHGSSLEELQTRPTIKKILDLKAIKRFVLLTRSNGPGSIERILDEQGKVIYGK
- the spoIIIAC gene encoding stage III sporulation protein AC, translating into MGIEIDVIFKIAGIGIVVAFLHTVLKQLGKEEYANWVTLLGFIYILFMVASIVEDLFKKIKSVFLFQ
- the spoIIIAG gene encoding stage III sporulation protein AG yields the protein MSVGDKEKSKDFIPWLKGLLSSGDKKSTKFQYMLVVLTIGVGLMLFSNLFFGESNLTANPSVPTLGSVENENDNEQPAFSQKNTENTPMTISDYERHYENQLKEAIEAMQGVEEATVVVNVDASELKVLQTNKSTHNQKTEETDRDGGKRNVEDVSKDEQVVITRSGNDEQPIIIETKKPPIRGVLIVAQGAESITIKQMIVEAVTRVLDVPQHKVAVVPKKTKGE
- a CDS encoding SpoIIIAH-like family protein; translation: MLLKKQTVWLLTMLSLVFVLSVYYFVGGPNDQLAFDENKQEQQDMDATSGDNDATKEDDTDVDADTTGDNEVISHISSAEDLAGLRFELNDIRSKQKDDLSAVTANTSLSIDEINKAKEELNALHDIESKELMLEQQIKSRGIDDALVRVINGEVTVMLKAEESSPKLANEIYHLIREQFPNVRNENVAIQFQATATANND
- the spoIIIAB gene encoding stage III sporulation protein SpoIIIAB, translated to MKILGAVLILVATSWAGLEAARHFTERTRQLRQLKVALQSLEAEIMYGHMPLADAAKNIAGQLDKPLNWFFEEFATKLRKAEESVKEAWNSSLDEIWKNTALKKAELEILKQFGETLGQHDRSTQQKHIILALTHLEREELDARDRQAKYEKMVKSLGLLTGLLLVILLM
- a CDS encoding YqhV family protein: MKKLFANVDQVVLSMAGLRLFSGLLEITAAIVIFMLNDVKKAIIVNSMLAVVGPVIFISTMMIGLISLADEISFSKLIFILIGVGFILYGIYK
- the spoIIIAE gene encoding stage III sporulation protein AE, encoding MNRFVVIVALFVVALIFLPTVVQASPTTPSEIVTEQLDRVGVDEIKQYWDEIMTEYGGFLPESQKGDFIDYVTGDKSFSLSEWFKGFLKYLFHELLTNGKLLGSLILLTIFSMFLQTLQNAFDQKAVSKIAYSVVFMVLIIIALNSFHIAITYTTDAIQNMMAFILALVPLLLALIASSGGLVSASIFHPIIIFLMNTSGLLIQYVVLPLLFLSAILSIVSTLSEQYKVTQLAQLLRNISVGILGIYLTVFLGVISVQGATAAVADGITIRTAKFVTGNFIPVIGRMFTDATDTVISASLLLKNTVGILGVVVLLLIAAFPALKVLSLAIIYKLAAALLQPIGGGPVIACLDIISKSVIYIFAALAIVSFMFFLSITIIIAAGNITVMVR
- the spoIIIAD gene encoding stage III sporulation protein AD; the protein is MEIIQIVGLGLVATFLALIVKEQKPTFAFMLVVFVGCVIFLFLVDQILEVIRMLERIAINANINMIYVETILKIIGIAYIAEFGAQITKDAGQGAIASKIELGGKILILAMAIPILTVIIETIINLIPS
- the spoIIIAF gene encoding stage III sporulation protein AF, with the protein product MSYLTEWITSIILFILLATVIDMLLPNSSMQKYTKLVIGLLLIVIILTPIFKLLSTDMDELFASFSDHPSIISEKKLKNSTELKKREIQASSRAYKLEQMAVQLKDLVEEELMEQYGLIVEDIDLDIKEDPVNHTEDEIEHIAIYLVEKDSVTAIREVEPVSIDTSKPIERPKPAKETENVQSFLSEQWQIQSTQITVVMEGGKR
- a CDS encoding glycoside hydrolase family 13 protein; this translates as MKKTWWKEAVAYQIYPRSFVDSNGDGIGDLKGIITKLDYLKELGIDVIWICPMYKSPNADNGYDISDYQDIMDDFGTMEDFDLLLEETHKRGMKLIIDLVINHTSDEHEWFIESRSSKENPKRDWYIWQDGKPDGSEPNNWESIFSGSVWEYDKETEQYYMHLFDKKQPDLNWENKDVRFALYDMVNWWLDKGIDGFRVDAISHIKKEQGFPDLPNPKKLDYVPSFEYMMNVDGIQPFLEELKTQTFARYDIMTVGEANGVKIEQADEWVGEENGKFNMIFQFEHLGLWEKGTEGGVDVIQLKETLTKWQKGLEGNGWNALFLENHDQARSVSTWGNDKEYLGESAKSLASLYFLMQGTPFIYQGQELGMTNVKFDSIDHYDDVAMKNLYTIESKKGREYAQKVMESIWMKGRDNSRTPMQWNSEPNAGFTTGTPWLGVNENYTKINVEAQWNDPTSVLSYYRDMIKLRKSEEVFVYGIYNLILEDDDKVYAYTRTLNDTTAVVISNLSGEEATYKFDNIVLSSSNLKLSNYEVPSHKGITNFELKPYETRVYVVKK